A portion of the Streptomyces platensis genome contains these proteins:
- a CDS encoding TOMM precursor leader peptide-binding protein, with translation MSNARPLVSVLGEGRLRDAVATQLAADPRISCVPPDGSTEDSAAVVVVADAWLEDAVALGPKGAAAVLPVSTELGHVVIGPLTRLGRAGCWMCARLRRSRNHPERELAVRRNQQALASRPSSWLTSFAADTVAALVHDEITALVEGGGPRTASSFLRVSLADLTVRTHHVLPDPLCQVCGELPEDTAEAAVLSLTRRLKPAPGAYRTRAVVDARESLLRTYMDPEAGLVSEVQTGDEGGLPVAKAPLAMRGASGTEAGWGRSDSYRVSTVTAVLEAVERWGGLQAGGKRTAVRAAYREVRELAVDPVSLGLYDDERYSGPDFPFTPFHDALELRWVWAYSFRRRRSVLVPETYAYYGAHVLEPDEPRLAYEISNGCALGSCIEEAILYGLLEVAERDAFLMAWYGQRPLPVIDLASARDPRLRLLAAHLEEENDRTITVLDTTVEQNIPCVWAIAVGRPDDTVRARAVCAGGSHIDPERAVLNALCELGPILASVDRSYEQRREHVSAMTKDSQLVRTMGDHSLLYADPEVFPRLAFLFASQERRSLREMAANSIPVSLDDLTQDVNQVIGRYLETGLDVLVVDQTTPEHRRAALACVKVMVPGTIPMTFGHGMRRVHGLPRLFDIPRLLGDRNPPMTIEDLNPHPHPFP, from the coding sequence ATGAGTAATGCGCGTCCGCTCGTCAGCGTCCTGGGTGAAGGTCGGCTACGCGATGCCGTCGCGACGCAACTGGCCGCTGATCCCCGGATCAGCTGCGTGCCGCCCGACGGTTCGACGGAGGACTCGGCTGCCGTGGTCGTCGTCGCGGACGCATGGCTGGAGGATGCTGTGGCGCTGGGCCCGAAAGGCGCGGCAGCAGTCCTGCCGGTGTCGACGGAGCTGGGGCACGTGGTCATCGGTCCGCTGACCAGGCTGGGAAGGGCGGGCTGCTGGATGTGCGCCCGGCTGCGCCGCAGCCGTAACCATCCAGAACGCGAACTGGCGGTCAGGCGGAACCAGCAGGCCCTGGCGAGCCGGCCCTCGTCCTGGCTGACCAGCTTCGCCGCCGATACAGTGGCCGCGCTGGTACATGACGAGATCACGGCCCTCGTGGAAGGGGGCGGACCACGTACGGCATCGTCTTTCCTCCGGGTGTCGTTGGCAGATCTCACCGTCCGGACGCACCATGTGCTGCCCGATCCGCTGTGCCAGGTGTGTGGGGAACTGCCGGAGGACACCGCGGAGGCCGCTGTGCTGTCGCTGACGCGGAGGCTCAAACCTGCGCCCGGCGCCTACCGCACGCGGGCCGTCGTCGACGCCCGGGAGAGCCTTCTGCGCACCTACATGGACCCCGAGGCGGGGCTGGTCAGCGAGGTGCAGACGGGCGACGAGGGGGGGCTGCCGGTCGCCAAGGCTCCGCTGGCGATGCGTGGCGCATCGGGTACCGAGGCGGGTTGGGGACGGAGTGACAGTTACCGCGTGAGCACGGTGACCGCCGTGCTGGAGGCGGTCGAACGGTGGGGCGGCTTGCAGGCGGGCGGCAAACGCACGGCAGTGCGCGCTGCCTATCGAGAGGTTCGCGAACTTGCCGTCGACCCGGTCTCGCTGGGTCTGTACGACGACGAGCGTTACTCCGGTCCGGATTTCCCGTTCACACCGTTCCATGACGCCCTCGAGCTGCGTTGGGTATGGGCATACTCCTTTCGCCGTCGGCGTTCGGTGCTGGTGCCTGAGACCTACGCGTATTACGGTGCGCACGTCCTGGAGCCGGATGAGCCGCGACTCGCGTACGAGATATCGAATGGCTGCGCGCTGGGGAGCTGCATCGAGGAGGCGATTCTCTACGGTCTCCTTGAGGTCGCCGAACGGGATGCCTTCCTCATGGCGTGGTACGGGCAGCGGCCGCTGCCCGTGATCGATCTGGCCTCTGCCCGCGATCCTCGGCTGCGGTTGCTCGCGGCGCACCTTGAGGAGGAGAACGACCGGACGATCACAGTCCTGGACACCACGGTTGAGCAGAACATCCCGTGCGTGTGGGCCATCGCCGTCGGCCGGCCCGATGACACGGTGCGGGCGAGGGCGGTGTGCGCAGGGGGCTCGCACATCGACCCGGAGCGGGCGGTGCTGAACGCGCTGTGCGAACTCGGTCCGATCCTCGCGAGCGTGGACCGCTCCTATGAACAGCGCCGGGAGCACGTCTCCGCGATGACCAAGGACTCGCAACTGGTCCGGACGATGGGCGACCACTCGCTGCTGTACGCCGATCCGGAGGTCTTTCCCCGGTTGGCGTTCCTGTTCGCCTCGCAGGAGCGCCGATCCTTGCGGGAGATGGCGGCGAACAGCATCCCCGTCTCTCTTGACGATCTCACCCAGGACGTCAATCAGGTCATCGGGCGCTACCTGGAGACCGGCTTGGACGTGCTGGTCGTTGACCAGACGACGCCGGAGCACCGCCGCGCAGCTCTTGCCTGCGTCAAGGTGATGGTGCCGGGCACGATACCCATGACGTTCGGCCACGGAATGCGCAGAGTGCACGGCCTGCCGCGGCTCTTCGACATACCGCGTCTGCTAGGCGACCGGAACCCGCCCATGACCATCGAGGATCTCAACCCCCACCCGCACCCGTTTCCCTGA
- a CDS encoding SagB/ThcOx family dehydrogenase: MGRLTAEQRSLLQVLSTDRSAEELTESCPRDQAETLLAMLSSGGWLITTVVCGDRPLFSSRPLVPHRKPLPPAEPRRLSRFVSVRRDGDEFVVESPAAGAEVRLYDSRLAEPVLTACAAHRELPDVPPEAVRLLAGELADAGLLATAAETHSLSRAQWSPHELAFHHGSRLRGDHRMGQDFGGSYWAKGRFDAPPGKHPRWMAAAIELPRPDLDRLRVQDPALAEVMEARQSLRSYDEDTPLTVEELGEFLFRTARVRATGSDTEGLDISSRPYPAGGAAYELEVYPLVRNVRGLDAGLYHYAPHGHRLHPIPASATALRWLMKASAAGMTGEATPQVLLVIATRFGRLAWKYQAMGYALTLKHVGVLYQSMYLAATAMRLAPCALGVGDSDAFAEATGLDYFEETSVGEFALGSLPVARREGTG; encoded by the coding sequence ATGGGGCGACTGACCGCCGAGCAGCGGTCGTTGTTGCAGGTCCTGTCCACTGACCGGTCGGCGGAGGAGCTCACCGAAAGCTGTCCCCGCGATCAGGCCGAGACGCTGCTCGCCATGCTGTCCTCGGGCGGCTGGCTGATCACCACCGTCGTCTGCGGGGACCGTCCGCTGTTCAGTAGCCGGCCGCTGGTACCGCATCGAAAGCCGTTGCCTCCCGCAGAGCCGCGCCGGCTGTCCCGGTTCGTCTCGGTCCGCCGGGACGGTGACGAGTTCGTGGTGGAGTCTCCGGCTGCCGGGGCGGAGGTGCGCCTGTACGACAGCCGTCTCGCAGAGCCAGTCCTGACTGCGTGTGCGGCACACCGGGAACTACCTGACGTGCCCCCGGAGGCGGTACGTCTGCTCGCCGGTGAGTTGGCCGACGCCGGCCTCCTCGCGACCGCGGCCGAGACCCACTCCCTCAGCAGGGCCCAGTGGAGCCCCCATGAACTGGCCTTTCATCACGGCAGCAGGCTGCGTGGCGACCACCGGATGGGCCAGGACTTCGGCGGATCGTACTGGGCGAAGGGGAGGTTCGACGCGCCACCGGGCAAGCACCCGCGGTGGATGGCGGCGGCCATCGAGCTGCCGCGGCCCGACCTGGACAGACTCCGTGTACAGGATCCCGCGCTGGCCGAGGTCATGGAAGCGCGGCAGTCCCTCCGTTCCTACGACGAGGACACCCCGCTGACCGTTGAGGAGTTGGGCGAGTTCCTCTTCCGCACCGCTCGGGTACGGGCAACGGGTAGCGACACCGAGGGACTCGACATCTCCAGTCGGCCGTACCCCGCAGGCGGTGCTGCCTATGAGCTGGAGGTGTACCCGCTGGTCCGCAACGTGCGTGGGCTGGACGCCGGCCTTTACCACTACGCCCCGCACGGCCACCGGCTGCACCCGATCCCGGCGTCGGCGACAGCGCTGCGCTGGCTGATGAAGGCGTCAGCAGCGGGTATGACCGGGGAAGCCACACCGCAGGTGCTGCTGGTCATCGCCACCAGGTTCGGCCGCCTGGCGTGGAAGTACCAGGCGATGGGCTACGCGTTGACGCTCAAGCATGTCGGGGTGCTGTACCAGAGCATGTACCTCGCGGCGACAGCCATGCGGCTGGCGCCCTGTGCGCTGGGGGTGGGCGATTCGGATGCCTTCGCCGAGGCAACCGGACTGGACTATTTCGAAGAGACCAGTGTCGGCGAATTCGCGCTGGGAAGTCTGCCCGTGGCGCGGAGAGAGGGCACCGGATGA
- a CDS encoding thiopeptide maturation pyridine synthase, whose protein sequence is MMWRSFHVYYYDRDKSGLLLDAVRPFLQRITPEVSGAHYLLHWLRGPHVRINVNAEPEAFAATVLPALDEVITPYLAEHPSTAVIDAATLETQHTRLAQLEHEPGPVTPLYADNSVHEADHDQRLHVLGSVQAAELLADFYDSTTPLAFEMLDHTHRRGSPLAGLCFDTMIATAHALSGVGLQRGFVSFRSHAEAFLSWWPEAEGLRQAWDQHYTAHAGKLAERVRHVMRAVESPTESKGLVCRWVQQAAPFLPRGAELMTAGELSMDPPWAGRFSEDDELIAEMARKSAFHNHRRPAGEVVDQEWFDQYRLILNYTYLQLTRLGLSPVERFLLCHLAANTVEDLFGVAATEVRLPAPGELQRGATSLRESS, encoded by the coding sequence ATGATGTGGCGGAGCTTCCACGTCTACTACTACGACCGAGACAAGAGCGGCCTACTGCTGGATGCTGTCCGCCCTTTCTTGCAGCGGATAACGCCCGAGGTGTCCGGGGCGCACTACCTCTTGCACTGGTTGCGCGGCCCGCACGTTCGTATCAATGTGAACGCTGAGCCCGAAGCCTTCGCGGCGACCGTGCTGCCTGCACTGGACGAGGTGATCACGCCATATTTGGCCGAGCATCCGTCAACCGCAGTGATCGACGCGGCCACGCTGGAGACCCAGCACACACGCCTTGCGCAGCTCGAACATGAACCGGGCCCGGTCACTCCGTTGTACGCGGACAACTCCGTCCATGAGGCCGACCATGACCAGCGGCTGCACGTTCTCGGCAGTGTGCAGGCCGCCGAGCTGCTCGCGGATTTCTATGACTCCACCACGCCGCTCGCCTTCGAGATGCTTGACCACACCCACCGTCGTGGCAGCCCGTTGGCCGGACTGTGCTTCGACACCATGATCGCCACGGCACATGCGTTGTCCGGCGTCGGGCTGCAACGCGGTTTTGTGTCCTTCCGATCGCATGCGGAAGCCTTCCTGTCTTGGTGGCCGGAGGCCGAGGGGTTACGTCAGGCATGGGACCAGCACTACACCGCGCATGCTGGGAAGCTCGCCGAACGTGTACGTCACGTCATGCGGGCAGTTGAGTCACCGACGGAGTCGAAAGGCCTGGTGTGCCGCTGGGTGCAGCAGGCAGCTCCCTTTTTGCCGCGCGGGGCCGAGCTGATGACCGCCGGCGAGCTGTCCATGGATCCGCCCTGGGCAGGCCGGTTCTCCGAGGACGACGAGCTGATCGCCGAGATGGCACGCAAGAGCGCGTTCCACAACCATCGCCGGCCTGCTGGCGAAGTGGTTGACCAGGAATGGTTCGACCAGTACCGACTGATCCTGAATTACACGTATCTACAGTTGACCCGCTTGGGGCTGTCACCGGTGGAGCGGTTCCTGCTGTGCCACCTTGCGGCGAACACTGTTGAGGACCTGTTCGGTGTCGCGGCCACCGAGGTGCGATTGCCCGCACCCGGCGAGTTGCAGCGCGGGGCCACGAGCCTGCGGGAGTCGTCGTGA
- a CDS encoding thiopeptide-type bacteriocin biosynthesis protein, which yields MSAHLFSQGNLDRLLTDLVDPLLDELRERRLADRGFFLRYWDGGPHIRFRVLPSCREAVAAVRDLIEQRAFAYFAHSPAPEVLSQEEYLHSAREIGAWEGVRPTERMYANNSVHFLPYVPEHHRYGQGATLEVVEEHFSTSSELALDLLRGTTGPEQRELAALCHLLLAWFLSAQDVHELAGRQLAKVSARRAPGAVDAVAASDARFLRRRERLLTLTATMRNVGRAWPHMPDDSSLKRWASSVSGVVDALGADACAPSAESAADLCAHLFANRVGVRIDAEGSLRYLAARAITDPAVLEGA from the coding sequence GTGAGCGCGCATCTCTTCTCTCAGGGCAACCTGGATCGCTTGCTGACCGACCTGGTGGACCCCTTGCTCGACGAACTGCGTGAGCGGCGGTTGGCGGATCGCGGGTTCTTCCTCCGGTACTGGGACGGCGGTCCGCATATCCGATTCCGTGTGCTGCCTTCCTGCCGGGAGGCTGTCGCCGCAGTGCGCGACCTCATCGAGCAGCGGGCCTTCGCGTACTTCGCGCACAGCCCGGCCCCGGAGGTGCTCAGCCAGGAGGAGTACCTGCACTCCGCCCGCGAGATCGGGGCGTGGGAAGGCGTCCGGCCCACGGAGCGCATGTACGCCAACAATTCCGTGCACTTCCTGCCTTATGTTCCCGAGCATCACCGTTACGGTCAGGGCGCGACGCTGGAAGTCGTGGAGGAGCACTTCAGCACCTCGAGTGAGCTCGCATTGGACCTGCTGCGTGGCACAACCGGCCCCGAACAGCGTGAACTGGCCGCTCTGTGCCATCTGTTGCTGGCTTGGTTCCTCAGCGCTCAGGACGTGCACGAGCTCGCCGGACGGCAGCTCGCCAAAGTGTCCGCACGGCGCGCGCCCGGAGCAGTGGATGCGGTGGCGGCGTCGGACGCCCGGTTTCTGCGCCGGCGCGAGCGCTTGCTGACGCTCACCGCCACCATGCGCAACGTCGGGCGCGCATGGCCGCACATGCCGGACGACAGCAGTCTGAAGCGGTGGGCGTCTTCCGTCTCGGGTGTGGTGGACGCGCTGGGCGCCGACGCGTGCGCGCCGTCAGCGGAGTCAGCGGCGGACCTGTGTGCGCACCTCTTCGCCAATCGCGTCGGGGTGCGCATCGACGCCGAGGGCTCGCTGCGTTACCTGGCAGCCCGTGCGATCACCGATCCTGCCGTATTGGAGGGCGCATGA
- a CDS encoding lantibiotic dehydratase yields MTSYSVRESFFVRFCGLPASVLDELTRCRSWGLVEEIQALDDALNIDAESLKDALYSVIGGLVDSAFKPRLVALRRCVHRRRFPAKGEWGPSVARALPGEVAAQVEQWLIRMRRRESALAELFVTAEQETHEETRSLLKAATDPVFRHALSQASPALLDELLRLELAGQSKLRRRTAIGLTKFVSRAATKTSPYSTFTATAAGAWAAGTGPLFSSSGRHELRCVLELDRMVLEQTVNSLLAEGMPSNALRIRPNPSLNELDGRYTFLGRRPAEPLVAIRASREVRECLRIVGDGCTVEHLHSTLAARTPQRSAAVRFCEQLVRMGVLEYESPVPDQSERPLDDLIRFLGTTDSDRRRKVIPLLESLRATLRQDPSPTAVAPYREQQRVISSLVADIGQELGLDWPKADVLRKVAFHENAVRVGGDISCSSSHWRPVLDDLDVLRRWLALHDRMLPVRVAYTAYVGHRFGAGASVPFLALHEAVQADLARDDANCPSWLRPLRPFLQLSNPVPADELERSPVPSLSRLHRLRRESLETVLTADRQEDGVLHADPAVLTELSSQWPDWVRTPGSIACYLQPYTVNGELKAVVNTISGGWGKGRARWSRLLDQAGGRLHDVPRTDDDVHAPLLAEMSGTFGVSVNLRRAVAPYELDYPYTTSTRPDDERIPLNDLLVRHMPSGATIELWSRSKGRRVQPAHLGMMADPLLPPAARLLFAAFGQSYLLHPSLSLLKPREAVESSDVAFQPRIEVGRAVVQRAEWSAPIACVPQERAGEPDGAYLLRLAEWLRAHQIPRRCFVRLYATDGDWVSRVFVKSRKPMFLDFASLSMVAVFRNMTKEFSGRVGFEEALPDPSDPSPFECDGPRVAEFVVELTADGS; encoded by the coding sequence GTGACTTCGTACTCCGTCAGGGAATCCTTTTTCGTGCGCTTCTGCGGACTCCCGGCCTCGGTGTTGGATGAATTGACGCGGTGCCGTTCCTGGGGACTGGTCGAAGAGATTCAGGCGCTGGACGATGCATTGAATATCGACGCCGAAAGCCTGAAGGACGCACTGTATTCAGTGATCGGCGGGCTCGTCGACTCTGCATTCAAACCCCGCCTGGTGGCATTGCGGCGCTGTGTCCATCGGCGAAGATTTCCGGCCAAAGGTGAATGGGGTCCGAGCGTCGCGAGGGCCCTCCCGGGGGAAGTGGCGGCACAAGTCGAACAATGGCTGATTCGCATGCGGAGACGCGAATCGGCCCTGGCCGAACTCTTTGTGACCGCGGAGCAGGAAACGCACGAGGAAACGAGAAGCCTCCTCAAAGCAGCTACTGACCCGGTGTTCCGGCATGCCCTGTCTCAGGCCAGCCCCGCCCTGCTGGACGAGCTGCTGCGCCTTGAACTTGCCGGCCAATCGAAGCTGCGGCGGCGCACGGCCATCGGGTTGACGAAGTTCGTTTCCCGAGCGGCCACCAAGACCAGCCCGTACAGCACCTTCACCGCAACCGCCGCCGGGGCCTGGGCGGCCGGCACAGGGCCGCTCTTCTCCTCATCGGGCAGGCACGAGCTGCGCTGCGTGCTCGAACTGGACCGGATGGTCCTGGAGCAGACCGTCAATTCTCTACTCGCTGAGGGCATGCCGAGCAACGCGTTGCGGATCCGGCCGAACCCCAGCCTGAACGAGCTCGACGGCCGGTACACCTTCCTCGGGCGAAGGCCGGCAGAGCCGTTGGTGGCCATTCGTGCCTCCCGGGAAGTCAGGGAGTGTCTGAGGATCGTCGGTGACGGATGCACGGTGGAGCACCTGCACAGCACACTGGCTGCGCGTACCCCGCAGCGGTCGGCGGCGGTCCGCTTTTGCGAGCAACTCGTCCGGATGGGTGTGCTGGAGTACGAATCGCCGGTGCCGGACCAGTCGGAGAGGCCACTGGACGACCTCATCAGGTTCCTCGGTACCACGGATTCGGACCGGCGTCGGAAAGTCATCCCTTTACTGGAGTCCCTGCGCGCGACACTTCGGCAGGATCCATCGCCGACAGCCGTGGCACCGTATCGGGAGCAACAGCGTGTGATCTCCTCGCTGGTCGCCGACATCGGGCAGGAACTGGGGCTCGACTGGCCCAAGGCCGACGTTCTGCGCAAGGTCGCCTTTCACGAGAATGCCGTCCGCGTCGGGGGCGACATCAGCTGCTCGTCTTCTCACTGGCGGCCGGTGCTCGACGACTTGGACGTGTTGCGGCGCTGGCTTGCCCTGCACGATCGCATGCTGCCGGTCCGCGTTGCCTACACCGCGTATGTAGGACACCGCTTCGGTGCCGGAGCGAGCGTTCCGTTTCTCGCGTTGCATGAGGCGGTGCAGGCCGACCTCGCTCGCGACGATGCGAACTGCCCCAGCTGGCTGCGCCCCTTGCGCCCCTTCCTCCAGCTCAGCAATCCGGTCCCGGCTGACGAGCTGGAGCGGAGCCCCGTGCCCTCGTTGAGTCGGCTGCACCGGCTGCGCCGCGAATCCCTGGAAACCGTGCTGACGGCCGATCGCCAGGAAGACGGCGTCCTACACGCTGATCCCGCGGTCTTGACGGAGTTGTCATCACAGTGGCCTGACTGGGTCCGTACCCCGGGATCGATCGCCTGCTACCTCCAGCCGTACACCGTGAACGGCGAACTGAAGGCAGTGGTGAACACGATCAGCGGCGGATGGGGAAAGGGGCGTGCTCGATGGTCGCGTTTGCTCGACCAGGCCGGCGGGCGCCTCCACGACGTGCCACGCACCGATGACGACGTGCACGCTCCGCTCCTTGCCGAGATGTCCGGCACCTTCGGGGTTTCGGTGAACCTGCGGAGGGCCGTCGCCCCGTATGAGCTCGACTACCCATACACCACCAGTACGCGCCCGGACGACGAGCGGATCCCACTCAACGATCTCCTCGTGCGACACATGCCGTCGGGCGCGACGATCGAACTGTGGTCGAGGTCCAAGGGCCGGCGCGTGCAACCCGCGCATCTGGGCATGATGGCTGATCCGTTGCTGCCACCTGCGGCCCGCTTGCTGTTCGCGGCGTTCGGGCAGTCCTATCTGCTGCACCCGAGCCTTTCGCTGCTCAAGCCCCGAGAGGCCGTTGAGTCCTCGGACGTCGCCTTCCAACCCCGTATCGAGGTGGGTAGGGCCGTCGTGCAGCGGGCCGAATGGTCGGCCCCGATCGCGTGCGTACCGCAGGAACGCGCCGGCGAACCGGACGGTGCGTATCTGCTGCGCTTGGCGGAATGGCTCCGTGCTCATCAGATACCCCGGCGCTGCTTCGTCCGCTTGTATGCGACAGATGGTGACTGGGTGAGCCGAGTGTTCGTGAAGTCCAGGAAGCCTATGTTCCTCGACTTCGCCAGCCTGTCGATGGTGGCCGTCTTCAGGAACATGACCAAGGAGTTCAGCGGCAGAGTCGGCTTCGAAGAGGCTCTGCCCGACCCTTCCGATCCGTCCCCGTTCGAGTGTGACGGGCCCAGAGTCGCCGAGTTCGTCGTCGAACTGACCGCGGACGGCTCCTGA
- a CDS encoding thiomuracin/GE37468 family thiazolyl RiPP peptide has protein sequence MEDTDFDFDLADIPSDVFELADRGLTVESLTSGHGLVENGTSSPSCGSSCSSLP, from the coding sequence ATGGAAGACACCGATTTCGATTTCGACCTTGCGGACATCCCCTCGGATGTATTCGAGCTGGCTGACCGTGGGCTCACGGTGGAGTCGTTGACCAGCGGCCACGGGCTGGTGGAGAACGGTACTTCGTCGCCGAGCTGCGGAAGCTCCTGTTCGTCGCTGCCGTAA
- a CDS encoding pyridoxamine 5'-phosphate oxidase family protein, translated as MGKSHERIDGRLRAFIEAQHIFFTATAPLDGDGTINLSPKGLNGSFAVIDELTVAYLDFAGSNAETIAHLRENGRITLMWCAFDGPPNIVRVHGRGEPVFRDDARWNELMQHFPDIDPTTHGLRAIIVVAAESIRDTCGYAVPFMAYDADRPLHASRFARETDESLDAYFQKKDHIATSIDGLPGLPLPLPPLPRTATHDR; from the coding sequence ATGGGGAAGAGCCACGAGCGAATAGACGGCAGGCTGCGTGCCTTTATCGAGGCACAGCACATCTTTTTCACCGCGACGGCGCCGCTGGACGGCGACGGCACCATCAACCTTTCGCCCAAGGGTCTGAACGGCTCCTTCGCCGTGATCGACGAACTCACCGTGGCCTACCTCGATTTCGCCGGCAGCAACGCCGAGACGATCGCGCATCTGCGCGAGAACGGCCGCATCACCCTGATGTGGTGTGCCTTCGACGGTCCACCCAACATCGTGCGCGTACACGGTCGCGGAGAGCCGGTCTTCCGCGACGACGCCCGTTGGAACGAGCTGATGCAGCACTTCCCGGATATCGACCCGACCACGCACGGCCTGCGGGCGATCATCGTCGTGGCGGCCGAGAGCATTCGCGACACCTGCGGGTACGCCGTCCCGTTCATGGCCTACGACGCAGACCGCCCCCTGCACGCGTCGCGCTTCGCGCGCGAGACCGATGAGTCACTCGATGCGTACTTCCAGAAGAAGGACCACATCGCGACCAGCATCGACGGCCTGCCGGGCCTTCCCCTGCCGCTGCCACCACTTCCGCGGACCGCAACCCACGACCGGTAG
- a CDS encoding serine/threonine-protein kinase, which yields MVVAERYELVGRLGRGGMGEVWQARDLSLNVDVAVKSIRMHPQDTTEPHRSALAYARKEAQHAAALRDHPNIVAVHDVVEHEGLPWTVMRLVRGQSVAELLEDEPDGLPVELIDRIARGVLAALAAAHGVGITHRDIKPPNVMVTDGGDVLVTDFGIARHNADTKITMTGAVVGTAAYVAPERLKGVESPAGDLWSLGVTLYQMTTGVSPFDRGSVLSTIHAVSHDQPDEPVGAGHLTAVIMALLDKDPKTRPGIDAVLHMLNGTEPAAAPKAPYSDPHATRRALIHPCPKHTAPPSRSNAIRTPPVRIPVRRTRDTATCHHPLPQRHVEQRLPS from the coding sequence ATGGTCGTCGCCGAGCGGTACGAGCTGGTCGGGCGTCTGGGCCGCGGGGGCATGGGCGAGGTGTGGCAGGCCCGGGACCTGAGCCTGAATGTCGATGTGGCCGTCAAGTCCATCCGGATGCACCCCCAGGACACCACCGAGCCGCACCGGTCCGCCCTCGCGTACGCCCGCAAGGAGGCGCAGCACGCCGCCGCGCTGCGCGACCATCCGAACATCGTGGCCGTCCACGACGTGGTCGAGCACGAGGGACTGCCGTGGACGGTGATGCGTCTCGTACGCGGGCAGTCGGTTGCGGAGCTGCTGGAGGACGAACCCGACGGGCTTCCCGTTGAGCTGATCGACCGCATTGCCCGGGGTGTCCTCGCCGCGCTCGCCGCGGCGCACGGAGTCGGGATCACTCACCGGGACATCAAGCCGCCGAACGTCATGGTCACGGACGGCGGCGACGTTCTCGTCACCGATTTCGGTATCGCCAGGCACAACGCCGACACCAAGATCACCATGACCGGGGCCGTCGTCGGCACGGCCGCGTACGTCGCCCCCGAGCGTTTGAAGGGCGTGGAGAGTCCGGCCGGGGACCTCTGGTCACTGGGTGTGACGCTCTATCAAATGACTACCGGTGTCTCGCCGTTCGACCGGGGATCGGTGCTGTCCACGATCCATGCCGTCAGCCACGACCAGCCCGATGAGCCGGTCGGTGCCGGCCATCTGACAGCGGTCATCATGGCGCTGCTGGACAAAGACCCCAAGACCCGGCCCGGCATCGACGCCGTGCTGCACATGCTGAACGGGACGGAGCCGGCGGCGGCGCCCAAAGCGCCGTACTCCGACCCCCACGCCACTCGCCGTGCACTCATTCACCCCTGCCCGAAGCACACCGCCCCACCAAGCCGGTCCAACGCGATAAGAACTCCCCCAGTACGCATACCAGTTAGGCGCACCCGTGACACAGCAACCTGCCACCACCCCCTACCACAGCGGCATGTTGAGCAACGACTCCCCTCGTGA
- a CDS encoding class I SAM-dependent methyltransferase, protein MKSIQRNVDAFTTGILDGLPIKTSWNCLELGAGAGSIAYWLAERCPDGRVVAVDLDTRHLEAGRAANLEIEEADITREDYVPGSFDLIHARYLFCHLPERDEIVARATRWLSPGGWLIIEEPFHLPASTSPFPVIQRILDAYQRMYHAHGADLTWVRGLPALLARHSLTEVDFAGNPGCMGGLGKDRWLPLITQAAPGLLADGLITEADLAEFATLLKDPAFLDIPQITISAWGRRPAE, encoded by the coding sequence TTGAAGTCCATCCAACGCAACGTCGACGCATTCACCACCGGGATCCTCGACGGCCTCCCCATCAAAACCTCCTGGAATTGCCTGGAACTGGGTGCAGGCGCCGGATCCATCGCCTATTGGCTCGCCGAACGCTGCCCGGACGGACGCGTCGTCGCAGTTGATCTCGATACCCGCCACCTCGAAGCGGGCCGGGCCGCGAATCTGGAGATCGAGGAAGCCGACATCACGCGCGAGGACTACGTGCCCGGCAGCTTCGACCTCATCCACGCCCGCTACTTGTTCTGCCACCTCCCGGAACGCGACGAGATAGTCGCACGGGCCACCCGCTGGCTCTCCCCCGGCGGCTGGCTCATCATCGAAGAGCCCTTTCACCTGCCGGCCAGCACTTCCCCCTTCCCCGTGATCCAGCGCATTCTGGACGCCTACCAGCGCATGTACCACGCTCACGGCGCCGACTTGACCTGGGTCCGCGGCCTGCCGGCCCTCCTGGCTCGCCATTCATTGACCGAAGTGGACTTCGCCGGAAACCCCGGCTGCATGGGCGGACTTGGCAAGGACCGCTGGCTCCCACTCATCACCCAAGCGGCCCCCGGCCTCCTCGCCGACGGTCTGATCACGGAAGCCGACCTGGCAGAGTTCGCCACCCTTCTCAAGGACCCCGCTTTCCTCGACATCCCCCAGATCACCATTTCCGCATGGGGCCGTCGTCCCGCGGAATGA